Proteins encoded by one window of Pelecanus crispus isolate bPelCri1 chromosome 8, bPelCri1.pri, whole genome shotgun sequence:
- the SPARC gene encoding SPARC has translation MRPWIFFLLCLAGKALAAPQEALPDETEVIEDPTTEVGDSPVGANPVQVEVGEFEEATEDVEEIVAENPCQNHHCKHGKVCEVDDNNSPMCVCQDPSSCPATSGVFEKVCGTDNKTYDSSCHFFATKCTLEGTKKGHKLHLDYIGPCKFIPACLDTELTEFPLRMRDWLKNVLITLYERDEDNNLLTEKQKLKVKKIHENEKRLEAGDHTVELLARDFEKNYNMYIFPVHWQFGQLDQHPIDGYLSHTELAPLRAPLIPMEHCTTRFFEACDLDNDKYIALEEWASCFGIKEQDIDKDLVI, from the exons ATGAGGCCctggattttcttccttctctgcctggCAGGCAAAGCCCTGGCAGCTCCG caggaggctcTGCCCGATGAGACAGAGGTCATCGAAGACCCCACCACAGAGGTAGGTGACTCT CCCGTGGGGGCTAACCCCGTCCAGGTGGAGGTGGGAGAGTTTGAGGAAGCCACAGAAGATGTAGAAGAGATTGTTGCAGAGA ACCCCTGCCAGAACCACCACTGCAAGCACGGCAAGGTGTGCGAGGTGGATGACAACAACTCGCCCATGTGTGTGTGCCAGGATCCCTCCAGCTGCCCAGCCACCTCTGGAGTCTTCGAGAAG GTCTGCGGCACCGACAACAAGACCTATGACTCCTCCTGCCATTTCTTTGCCACCAAGTGCACCTTGGAGGGAACCAAGAAGGGACACAAGCTGCACCTGGACTACATTGGGCCTTGCAAAT TCATCCCCGCCTGCCTGGACACAGAGCTGACTGAGTTCCCCCTGCGCATGCGGGACTGGCTCAAGAACGTGCTGATCACCCTGTACGAGCGCGATGAGGACAACAACCTGCTGACCGAGAAGCAGAAGCTCAAG GTGAAGAAGATCCATGAGAATGAGAAGCGCCTGGAGGCTGGTGACCACACCGTGGAGCTGCTGGCCCGTGACTTTGAGAAGAACTACAACATGTACATCTTCCCCGTGCACTGGCAGTTCGGGCAGCTGGACCAGCACCCCATCGATGG GTACCTGTCCCACACTGAGCTGGCCCCGCTCCGTGCCCCCCTCATCCCCATGGAGCACTGCACCACCCGCTTCTTCGAGGCTTGCGACCTGGACAACGACAAGTACATCGCCCTGGAGGAGTGGGCCAGCTGCTTCGGCATTAAGGAGC AGGACATAGACAAGGATCTTGTGATCTAA